The genomic region CGCTCGGTACGCTCGCTGCTCGTGATACCTACAAGAAAAGATGAGCCAAAGGTACAAGAATGATGGTGACAGTTCACGGCGAATGGCTGTGAGAGAtggagatttttttgttttttgaaatttaaaaaaacgctTGCAACGAGCGTAAGCAAACCACGCACAGACATAGGAGGAGGGCGGCATGTGCCATGGATATCCTGCCAGATGTCGCTAAATGTTACGCACAATCCGTACAACAATCAATCGATATTACTGCAGCAGTGCGAGCTAATGGTAACTGGTCCAAAGGTGCCTCATACAAAATAACAAAGCTAGGAAGTGGTTTTATGACTTCCAGCGACAACTACTAGCAGGCTGATGGGGTTTGTTTCTGGTTTTAAGTTGTCACAATGATTACTTCATTTGCTCGCTTCTGCTACTGGCTATTTGTTAAAACAAGCATTAGGAGTGTCACTGATGTACATTCACTTATATCCGATACACATCGACTTTCAGTTAAAGCGCCTCTGAGTAGTATTCGAGTAGTAGTGGCCGAGTTTGGCGTGCCTGAAGTTGTTGGCAATGGCTGCTAGTAGCAAACTATCGCTGTAGCAACCGTATTGGCAACGAAGGTAGTGGTAGGTggtagtagtggtagtagtagcAGAAGTAGCATTACCGCATTGGCAATTTCTAGCAACTAGCTGTGGTTATGCTAATCGAGTTGTTGTTTCCCCTCTTGGTAGCAGCAATGGTAGCATTGAGTGTTCTGTGTTGTATCCTATCACCTCCAATCTGTTCTTTCTCTCCCCCTCCTTAGCGCACCAAATGTGggtctgtatgtgtgtatgtgtgtttccaAAGGATTCAGTTCTGTGGTTTCCAACAGCTCGCTTGCATTTCACTCCTGGTCCGTCCTGGTTTTCTTCGTGCCCGTTCATTGATGCGCCCCGGGAGCTCCGTGCGTAAGTATAGTTCAAATTAGTGACGCCGTTGACGTTGACGATTTGTGTGAACGATGGTGCACTTGGCTGCCGGCGAGCCTAGAGTCGATCCAACTGCTCCTGGATGGCCCGTTCGGCCCGTTCGAAGTCCTCTTCCGACTCGATCTTCACCGATTCTCACCACTCGTTCAGTATACAATCATCCAGCTGTGACTCGAGTATGTCAATGTTTGGCTCGTaatcatcatcctcatcataaGAACTGTTTGCAGTTGATCGATGCCGATGGTCGATCGGGAGGCGGCGTGAGGAAGGTggtagtagttgtttcagttCATGTTGGTGTGCATTTACGGTGTGCGGTTACATATGCGTGGCACATAGTTTTCGTTTTAGAGGGCGTTAGATAATGGACGCGGCAATGTTTGTCAtgtgatttttccattttggttttttatcaAAGGATGCACCATcgatacatacacacacacacatagcacGATACACCGAACGAGTCCAATAGAATGCGATTTTTACGGTTTAGAGGAAGATGTATataaggagagagagagagagagagagagaaagaaaagaaaaaagagatgATATTAATTAGTACATCAACAGCAGCGCGGTGTAGATTTAGGCTAATGGCAGATTAGGGGATTTTATCACGTGTAAGGATAGCGATTCCAACAGTTCCTTCTATCACTTTGGCAATCATTGTTGTGACTAAAGTTATAAAAGCATTAATCTGTTGCTCAATTCAGGATGTGCAAGATAGAAAGCAGTCTGCAAACGAATTTATACGCTATGGAATGCGGTAAGTTGATGATGTTCGGAAAAGCGCATTTATTAGGATTACGATTTCAAACGCAAAAGTAATAATTAATTTCAGAACAAACATAGTCAAAGCATAGTGCGAATTTGTAAGTAAAGCTTTGCTGCCAAAAAAACGATAGTTTTGCAAATAATGGAACGACAATTTTGCGAATAACATGTGAACAAATAAACTCCAGCTGGCTGGGAATAATcacagaaaacaaattgatatCTAAGTAGAAAACATAAAGCTGTaccattgtttacattttcacactgGACAGGAAAAGTATAATTTACATAGGACATAACACAATAAATTAATACATATTTAAATACACAATGTGCAAGGAATATGCGGTAATTACTCAAAATTACAAACAGTATATATGAAACAActaaatattacaaaaaaaaagattaaacaataaaaaaaaggaaaaaactatAATAAATTGCCACGGTGAGCTACAGAACGTAAAAGGAGGAAGGCTTATCAACCTTTTAGTATTGCATGATATAACCTCATATTTTACATACGTAACACGGTAGGAATACTACAATTTTCCATGTATCCGGCCGCCTCGAAGCAAGAGGGAGAGAATTTTgacacagcacacacacaaacacacacgcacacacacgcacacacacacacacgagtgCACATCTTACATCTTATAAAAGCCAATATCGTAAATCGAATTAATTTGTTAACAACAAGACCTTCATTTATTGTTCAGTTTGACCCAATACTAAAGTTTGTAACTATATACAGAATTCAAAAATGAATGCTAAACTAGTTGAAGAAATATTCTCACCAATTGTGTTTCACTTAAAAGATATgttaaggaaaattaaaaattgcaaaaccccAAAATAGTAAAACGGTCAGATACACACTCTACATGTACAGTATTATGAATTTCCGAATATCACCAAAGTCAAGGGCCAATATTGAACAAACGTGAGGAAAGACTGAGACACATAGACAGGAAAATAGACTGACATAAAGAGTTTGTACAAAAATGTGTAGAGGAGCAAAAACAGACAAACAGCGACCGACACAGAGATAGAAAATTGGTAGAgataaaatagaaagaaagatACGAATTACACGACAGGGTGGACCGGGTTTTACGGGGCCCCAAAATAACGATTTGAGCCCCGACAAAAATCGTCCTGATACAGGAAGCACACCAACTGACAGGAAGAACCACTGTCGGCAAGCACTGCCAAGCTGCCGATGATCGGAGGTCGTCTAGTacagaaaacatttatttcgcTTTAGCGTTTAGCATTTTTCTACGTAAAATTTTCAGCTCTCGCCGGCCAGTGGCATTCTAAAACTCCTTGCAGTAGCTGTCGATCCCACGCACGACGCATTCGAAAGCGCACAGACACGCAAACAGAGAGAAGTAGGGTGAAAGGCCAGATAGTAGTAGATAGATCAGACGAACAGAGAACAGTCAGAGAGCGGGAAAACGTAACAGATTGTGATAGAATACGAAAAAGAATGCATGATGTACCAAACAAGAGCAATGTACAGGGTAAACCAGGTGGTCTATCTGCGAAAAACACTAGATAAAAACAGAAACCTAACCGAAGGTACAACAATTGCAGAGCAATAACAACTCATGAAAATAAAGGCATACACGATTACGCAATGCAAAAAGGTTCTCATTAAACAAACTAACACAAAACGTAAACGAGCAATAGAAAGAAAGATCCTTCCGACAACGTATGGTACACACAACGAAATAAGTGATTGTTCCGAGGCCTAGTAACAGGTACGAGAAGTATGAAAGTAACAGGTAAATTTGAACCTTCGGAAGGTGACTCGATGCAAAAGTCAACTATTAACAgtcaatcaaataaaatcagcTCAGATAACAAACTGAAAAACGAAATTGAGTCCATCttggtggaaataaaatagagaAATAGAGTTAGGGAGGATGATAGGGAAAggaagggagaagaaaaagtttgATAGATCGTCGTTAGGACAGAGATAGTAACAGACAGAAAAAAGAGAGCGAGTAGGGCAgtagaaaggaaagaaagtgCTGGACGGTTAGTTACTTACACCAAAAATGCGCTATAAAATGTATTAAGATCACTGTCGAGTGCCATCATTTTGCGGCTCGATTGCGACGTTGCTTCTGGTGCAGCAGCTCGGCCGgcggcagcatcagcagcggcagcaacaTCGGCAGCAGCGGCATGCTCTGGCATATGCATAGTTTTGCGAGCGTTGTTGTTAGCTTGGGGGCCGCAGTTAGTAGTGCTGGTAGTGATGCCGACATTGGCGGCCCGCGTACCGCCGACCTTCGACCCTTTGCTTGAGCGCGCGTGGTGCACGGTCGTGGCGGACACCGACGTGCTGTGCACGGTGCTGACGGTGGACGACGCACTGCGTCCGGCCGACGGACCGGGAGTACCGGTTTGCAAAGGCGGCACCGGCAGCCGAGTTCTGGCCGTGTCCATCACGTTCGATAGCAAGGGATGGGACGAGATGTAGCAATGGCTGATGAGCCCAGCGGCGGAAGTGGTGTGGTTAGTTTGCAACAAAAAgttttgtaaatttgtttCGCGGAATATCAATCAttcccagtttttttttgttttttttcgtacagTTCCGGCAGCATTTGTGTTTGATGAGGTTAGTGAATGCAGCGAACCAATTTGTTATGGCACATTTTGTGTTCGAATTTCGATTTTGAGCATAATTAAACCACATTTAGCAGTGGAGCGCGGTAAATTACCGGAATGTGTTAAGTTTGTATCATTAGTGGAAGAGTTAAAGGGATAAtttagagagaaagaaaaaaagaaaatcacttATTCACTCTGTGTTCCGAAATGCAGTCAACCGcgcaggcacacacacacacacactcaacaTTCTCTTCGAGCACTCACAACATTCAGGTACACAACAAAACCGGGTACGAACGGGGACGAACACGACACCTTAGGTTCTACTACTGCTGGTGGCAAAAGCTTAAAGGATGAAGATATTATACATCATGTAACAGGACGGACATAAAGACTTtaaaacacacgcacgtaGCACAGGGAATTTGTAGGCCGGCTTGCGGTAAAACATCTGGCTTATCCATTCTTCTTATCATAGAAGAATTGCGATACGATCAACCATGGAATGGATAATGGTGGACTATCAGGACAGGATTGTCCAATCGACGTTGTTCTTCCAATGCAATcatatttctatttttaattttttgcaaACCTCACACATGGGAAATAAACCAACAGATGCAGAAGCAATAAAATGTATTATTATCTCGGGTCTGTTATTCACCTAGATGCCTTACAGCACACACAATGCAATGAAAGTAGAAGGGCGCTGGTGTACACAGTGACATTAATTTCCAATTAGGGGTAGCTTAATGTGAACGCAGTCTATTATTTTCGACGTGTGGAGTATGTAGTGTGGATTAtgcgaatgttttttttttttgctggagCTTAGTGAACATCAGAACACGACCACGGTGGGTCCATTGATTCTTACCCCTTAGTAGTGTGCTACCCTTAAACATATTGCTCTTCAAACTCATCTTCACCTATCCCTATCGGGTTTCTTCCTCCCTTCACCGTGAACGCAAAAGGGTACACCAAACGAAAATCATACCATCAGTAGTGTATTGTTGAACGAAACGTGGTGTCGCGTGGTGTTGTGTGGAAAGGTATATGGGTAAACAGATTGGTGTAATTCAACAACagtgtagaaaagaaaaatacaagagagagagagagaaagaaaaacgggtaaaaagaaaacaaacacaaaataacaaacaagaaaagttgtagacgaaacgaaaacaaaacaatacatATAATCTTAATAGTAATATGTTCTAACTACATGTTGTAGAGATAGAGGTTTGGACTCTAGGAAATGTACGGCAGGGTACAAAGATAGAGACAGAAACGCAGCGACAGTGGATAgttgaaaagaagaaatttgCCAGGAAAGACCTAAATTTAAACCGTCCAGAGAGGTGATGTGATTGAAAAACCGAATGCCAATGTTACACACAAATATATGTTCAACAAAGCTGATACAGTTCTCTAGAATCTAGCTCAAATCTGTCACTTACTTAGAAGACTTAGGCAAATAATCTTCGTTTAAgcgaaaaattaatcaataaaatcaatacGCATAACTTAATATTTGTATGAGTTcagaaaagaaatgttatCAAAGTGCAATTTGCCATTACTCACTATTCGATTAAATGGTAAAGAAAAGCATAACAATTTAACACCCAACGCATTTTCCATTCTAAATCTTCTCCACGCAGCGGTCAGCGCTGCTTGGGATCGATTTGGTGGATTATCCAAACCTGAACTACTTGAAATAGCCAACAAAACGGTAAACGATAAATACAAAAATCAGCCGCACTTTGTTCCGTGAACAGTGCATCCGATCCGATCCGTTAAAAAAGGATTCAGATTGAACAATAGGTACAACAGcacagagagaaagaaagagttaGAGAGtgatagagagaaagagagagatagagaaaaGGGGACGAAGAATAGATTCAGGAGAGCGGAAATCGCAGCAGAGGACAGAATAAAAGTCCGTTTCCGGAAAAGCGAACAGATTGAAACGATGGAACGACAGGAAGTATAGAAAAGCAATAGTAGAAAGAGAAATAGGAGCAAGTCATTGAAGCTTGGAAACCGTGAAATTATTTACCCTTGCGTGTCTCCTCCTTCCTCGGCAACCAACAGTTCGTACTCCTGTGCCGCGTATCGGTCCCAGTCGGAGAGCTAAAATCAATGAAATCGGAATTATGATCATGTCCAGGGGCCTAAATCCGCCCTCCGGCGTTCAACTTACATCGTCATTTTCACGCTGTGCGAACGGATCACGCTGTTCGTGCTCCATGTACTTCTCCAGGTTGAAGAACGTATCGAAGAAGATGGGGGTCATCTTGCATCGTTTCAAATCCGCCAGCGTTACACAGCCGGGAGTGGAACACTTGATCATGTCCAACATCTGGTAgaagagaggaagaaaaaaaaacggcaactCTGTTACCACCAAGGGCCATACGCGGACCAATCCACTACACTACCTGACACAGGCAGTCTTCAAATGGAAGCGTTTCGATGCCGAGCGACTCCATGCGGTGCTGTTGCTCCTCGTAGAAGTACTCCAGCTCGTACATCGACAGGACACCGTCGCCGTCGACGTCCATGCAGCGGAACCAGTACTCGATGGCGGTCGGATGGGACTTGTCTTCCTCCGCCAGCAGGAACCACACGAAGTCGGTGTACGACATCTTCGGCCCGTTCGGGCCCTGTATCATCGGGTTGTTGTTGCCCCGCCGCGGGCTTCGCGTCACACACCCGGAGAAGATCCGCTCGATCATGCGCGATGACAGGGCTGAAGAAGACATTTCCAACATGGCGTTAGCTAGCGTAGAGAgacttcaaaacaaaacaagccgaGCTAGCTACATACCGTGATCGTTGTGCCTGGCCAGATCCTGCTGGTCAATGTAGAGATCGTGATCACGGTCCAGCTCCCAGAACTTGCAGTAGATAACGTAGAAGTGCTCGTAGCTGAAGTACGCCATGATCTGGTTGatgtcctcctcctcctccagcaGCTGGATCACGTCCAGCAGGTTCGACTTGCGCAGCTCCGTCGTCGTGATCTTGCCGGTCCAGCTGCGGTTCACGTTGTAGTAGATGCGGGCTATCACGGTGTGCACGTAGCGTGAGTGGAACTCGGCTGCCTCCTTCAGGAAGGCGAGCCCCGGATGGGTGTCCACCACATCCTGTATGAGCGTCGCAAAGTCCTCTGGTAGTATGTAGGGCCGTGAACGGTCACCCCGGGACATGATGTAGACGAAGCGCGATGCCGCATCATGGCAGACAGATGTCATTCTAGGAACGGAGCAGAAAATGGGGTAAGATGAGTttcattttcccacccaccgGTGGATTCAAGTTGCCGGGAACTTACTGTCGCCAGAAGGTAAGGAATTTGTCGCCATCGACGCAACCACCGGGCGTTAGCGGGGTACACATGAACAGCGGCAGGCGCCAGTACTGCGGTACCTGGCACATCTGGACGATCACCTGGAAGTTGTCCCGGCTGCACTCGTAGTTTGGTAGTTTGTCGAACACCTGTTCCAACCGCTGCATCGTCGTTTCCGTCGTAATCGTTGGCGGGGGCTTGCCATTCGGGAAGTGGAATCTATGTGGTGGGAAGAGGCACAAGACCGGTGTCAGATGGCATGTGAGGATAGTTAAATTCACACCACTTGAAATATTTGGAAAAGCAGTAAACCGAATGCCAAGTAAATTAAAGTTTCACCCGCCAAGAGTAGTGTCCCTCCTCCGCCGAAGGTAGAGAAGGTGCCAACATTTTCGCATACCTTTCGCCAAACAATTTCATTCACAAAAAAGACCCGTCCCGTCCCAAGCCAAATCCGCTGTGTCCGTCATCGACGGGGGAGGggtaaaaaagagaaaaagtcaTTTGTCGGTCtttaatgaagaaaatttccCGTACCATCATCGGACACAGTTCTGCCCGTCGGATGTGGGACGCCGTGGTCGCATACAGCGCGTAGATTAACGGCAAATAAATTACCACCCGAGCGAAGTGAGCAAGCAAACTATAAACACCCAAACAGAACCAACATCGGCTATCCGTAGTTGGGTTGGTTTGTGAGTTTGGGTGTGAACATTTGCCGAACGCTGAACCGACAGACTCGCGGACCAAAAACAACGTTGATATTTCCCCCGGTCAGTTCCGGGGGTGAGGGGGAAAGGGGAATGGTCCAACCAAGTCCCGGTAAACGAAAGTACCCCTAAGGGGTCGAGAAGATTGTCGCGAGCTAGCCGAGGCCGCGGTGCAACGGGCAACAGAGAAAAAGTTGGTGATGATCTCTGATGGGACTTAATTTAGATCGAAAAAGGGCCATTGTTGGGTCATAAAAATCCCCCCCGTTTTTTCCTCTTGGGTGAGCCAGACGGGGACGACAGAGTTGTCATCAGGGCTCGAGGGAAGTGTGGCGGATGAaacggaaagttttccctcaaTAAAGTTGGCGTCGAAATGGGGCCGAACGAGAGTTGTTTTCGTGACGGTATTCATTGTATTGACAATTTTAGTTTCTCGGCGTTCAGTAAGAGATCACAATTTATAGCGATGTCGTCTCTCGTGAAAGTTAATTAGGAACCACAACAAACGTAGATTCATGCTTGCTTCGGTTGTTCCAAATGAGAAAGTAGAATCGTTGTGGCAGAATATGGTAAGACCACTTTGCCACTCAGAATGATACAGAGAATAATCTTTGCTGCTTTGGCGTCCTAATACGAGCTGAAATATATCTGCTGTTTTTTAGGAAGAATCACAGAAAAGCGATCTAAAccggcgcaaaaaaaaaaacaatccggCAAAGGAATTCGCtcgggcaaacaaaaaaacaaccgggCTCGGCACCGTGGAACGGGAAGAATCCTTCCAACTGTCCCAAAAACCGCAAACCGTGGAACCTGAACCATCGCTTTCCGGAACGTCGGTCAAGAGTACTCTGGGATGGTTCGGGTGTATCAAATTGCACGAGTTTAAGACCAGTTTCTTCTAACATTTTTGGTCCCCGAGAGATAGCCCAGCATAAAATGTCACTCGTAAGAGCGTTTGccaaatatgaaaatgttaagTATCAGTTAAATATACGCATCAAAAACCGAGAACGCAGCCAAGCTACTACCGTGCTCTTCGTTCAAAACCATCGCAAGagaaaacgcaaaacaaaacccaaaatcattcaaaaatgCCCAAGACAAACATTTCCTCCTTGTTTCTGCGTGCGTCGACCGAGTGTGACGTTTTTTAAAAGGTGTTTTCCCTCCGTAATGTTTGCCGAGACGCTTTTCTTGAcggatttgtttgcttttcagcTTGGTCCACACAAATTCACTCGCTTCCTGCCCCGGCCACAGAATGAAAAAGCCGGTGTTATTTACATTCGTCGTTCAGTCCGTCACTACGGCGATGTGGTGGTCAGTTGACCAGAAGGAATAATTAGAAGAAGCACGGACAACCACCGACCGGCCGTCGACGGATCGGGTGGCGCTTACAAACCCTGCCGCCGCCGTTGACGATGTCCCGCCGCAAAGAAAGGTAAAGAATACCGGCGGGCGGTAGGTATGCGAAGAAACCGGTCTCCTCGATTGCGGCCACCTACACCTCTCGATTTCGATAtacttatatttttttctagtttcattctttttccctGCTGGCCCGATTACAAAACTACGCGGCGAGTTTTTGGGACGACCGAAAAGAAATATCGGAGTCTGCGTTGGTGTTGACGATTGCTACGTAACGACCGAAGGAATGCAGCGGTCCGGCGGCATGCTTACAATTATGCTTACGGGTCTCCTTCCCCGGGGACCGGTTCAAGTGCGGTTAATTTGACGAAGATGCGCTCCCGACGAGTCGAGCGGATGTTGACGGTGAAGATGTTTTACTTTCGAACACCCATTCGAGCGCCCTGTTTAAGCTTGCTGTTTATGTAAATTTCGTTTGTGTGTAGGCGGCGGTCGTTCGATTCGGAACGCCGCTTCTCGAGCACCACACATTGGCGCACTGACCAAAGAAGAAAGAACGGACGAACTGagtcaacaaaaaattttaaaaaccatGGCTCTAAgaagacaaaataaaaaccaaaaatctaGCAGACATGAAAAACGTGAAACGCCAGGACATCGACGGTCCTCGCCGGCGCAATACTTACTGCGGTATGTAGGGGGCCTTCGTCGAGTTCTTCAGATGTCGCTGCAGCGTCGTGTGGATGTTTGGCGGGACGAGCCGGTTGACGGGTTTGGACTGCGAGCGCCCAAGCGGTTGACGagcgggaggaaaacaaagtaaacaaatagaCAAAAAAATACGATATCAGTAAGAACCGCGCAAAAAGGAAATCTGCTTTATCTCGCTGAAACACGGGTAAGAAggcaaacagcaaacaacgCACGAAGCATaagagaagaacaaaaaaacaaaaacatacccAAAGGTTCGGCAAACCTTTTGCCAAACAGCCATCAACAACAGCGGCCGAGGCCAACGACAAAATCAATtagttcgtttcgtttccctcGACCGACAGTGATGAGTTTTGTCACCTTCTGCCAAGACCCGCCGAGGCCCGACCAGAAGGCGCCACAAAATTAAGATAAACCGGATACCGGTGACAACCGATCTCGCGGTctcgctggtggtggtgttgttgtgtCACGCGAGTCAGGAAGGACACCGATGACATCAAATATGACGCCGATGCACCATCGCGCCATGACGTGTGTGCGAGTGGGgaggttttaattttaaactttataTGACACCGACCAGAGCAATATAAATGTACGATGTCGAAAATCACTCTAGgatattcaaaaacaaatctttatGATTAAAAGCGAACGTTTATCAAAGTGATTAATGATCCTAcgttgaaaatataattttctaaATTATGTATTGCTATACCCCAGCAATTCAACCTCCCAATTCCATTTTTCGGTACCAAACACAttacgaaaccgaaaccaacgCTCGCACCACGTATAGCTTCACGTTCAGATTCAACATAAAATAGACATTTTTTCAATCCAGTAACGGGTACGTAAGTTGTTATGTTTTTCGCGGAAAGCTACTCCGGCGAGCGACCACATTTACTCTTTCGTCACAACCACATCGTCGGATGACGACGGGTTACGTTGGCACGAAATCCCTCACGCATTGAAAGATGCAATGACCCAGAAAACAGAACCTTAAGCCCAAGATGAAAAATCAGAATATTACGAATCGGACGGACTGCAGCGCAGAATGAAACGACAGCGAGAGCACGTTTTAGGGAGCGTTTCAGGAAGGAACATGTTTATAAATGACGACACAAACCTACGCCACCAGTGACAAACACCAGAGGGAGGAGAGGGTGGCACACAACGTCTTGGGGTCGGCGAAGAAGATGGTtcgacaaaaataaacaacaaaaaaatattataaaaacgGCGACCAATAAAACACACATGGTGATGGTGTTAAACTAATCAGGCAGTGTTCGTTCCATCAGCCTTTAGGTCACACCAGTATGGCAACACTAATCCATACCCGCGCGTTCTCATATTCACCTCCCGTTGGTCGATGCTATATTAGGTTTCCTGAACTCTTTTCTGGCACCTGGCTTTTTTGGCCGATTTTTATCTTCAAGATATAATTAATTTCCCATGTTTATGGACACAGATGGAGCGAAGTTTTATTACACATTAGTTCTTCCATTACCTTGCACCAAACGAGCCAATTCACTTCACATTACTTCGAAATATTAgaagtggaaaatgtttaatgcttAGAGGAGAGATTTATCACCACGCTGACGTGTCTCTTTCGGTaattaaaagaataaatattttatttaggtAATTTGACATGCGTTTCGTCAAAACAAGCAAggatcaattttttgt from Anopheles coustani chromosome 3, idAnoCousDA_361_x.2, whole genome shotgun sequence harbors:
- the LOC131258494 gene encoding uncharacterized protein LOC131258494, with amino-acid sequence MNDAFDFYYQHLFLLTKQSSSSSSPSNSVRTFVEGQEDLDAIAKQISDHAEAIYQTWKARGLAPTEILNCHTGDGAEHAFSQALNPANNSSTVPPGSAGNTGSPSTPGPVGPPGASSPPQQLVGGSATPAAGVAELLAKAPNLSNNSLEQLVSSFVNEDKARIAAQRQQQQRVGGIRAPSGTSSAIKSVLQKFERNGGAIGGGSEPVSVGGGSVLPNYQRPSAGNGTPSLLGHNNNNNFATLNKNNVPDVLKDTIVEPKPVGAAVREKPQTPVKPEHLLNHVPSWPLKNRVVKTGGAGSKVSGVGAGGSVGGFPKNTADLMDEVSREEERLINALKTGTVLNSSDSVLLPEVITSTLPDRDVPDYGSVVDHRAQLSGGSGSAASGTHNTTGVGASYSSQPGPTAMVTAAVATNGGGPTMVATPTNGSAVTNGNGTTNGTSNGTTNHAGGGPAAGDAPNVKHWNGVPMKPNHIPILNIHQIREQEKLSMNFTRNVATTRLPKDFGRSGADDAEKKLGLQPKTIPSPIRPFLSRGSVAERVLIFEKCPEKAPPRERAKEPVKLQSKPVNRLVPPNIHTTLQRHLKNSTKAPYIPQFHFPNGKPPPTITTETTMQRLEQVFDKLPNYECSRDNFQVIVQMCQVPQYWRLPLFMCTPLTPGGCVDGDKFLTFWRQMTSVCHDAASRFVYIMSRGDRSRPYILPEDFATLIQDVVDTHPGLAFLKEAAEFHSRYVHTVIARIYYNVNRSWTGKITTTELRKSNLLDVIQLLEEEEDINQIMAYFSYEHFYVIYCKFWELDRDHDLYIDQQDLARHNDHALSSRMIERIFSGCVTRSPRRGNNNPMIQGPNGPKMSYTDFVWFLLAEEDKSHPTAIEYWFRCMDVDGDGVLSMYELEYFYEEQQHRMESLGIETLPFEDCLCQMLDMIKCSTPGCVTLADLKRCKMTPIFFDTFFNLEKYMEHEQRDPFAQRENDDLSDWDRYAAQEYELLVAEEGGDTQGHCYISSHPLLSNVMDTARTRLPVPPLQTGTPGPSAGRSASSTVSTVHSTSVSATTVHHARSSKGSKVGGTRAANVGITTSTTNCGPQANNNARKTMHMPEHAAAADVAAAADAAAGRAAAPEATSQSSRKMMALDSDLNTFYSAFLV